One Malania oleifera isolate guangnan ecotype guangnan chromosome 9, ASM2987363v1, whole genome shotgun sequence DNA segment encodes these proteins:
- the LOC131164679 gene encoding syntaxin-22, whose translation MSFQDLESGRPLASRRDYINGKQDPTQAVASGIFQINTAVSTFQRLVNTLGTPKDTPELREKLHKTRLHIGQLVKDTSAKLKQASETDHHAEVSASKKITDAKLAKDFQAVLKEFQKAQRLSAERETAYSPFVPQAVLPSSYTASELDINSEKSPEQRALLVESRRQEVLLLDNEIAFNEAIIEEREQGIQEIQQQIGEVNEIFKDLAVLVHEQGAMIDDIGSNIEGSHAATAQGKTQLAKASKTQRSNSSLTCLLLVIFGIILLIVIIVIAA comes from the exons ATGAGCTTTCAGGATCTCGAATCGGGTCGTCCCTTGGCCTCAAGGCGAGACTACATCAATGGCAAGCAAGATCCTACCCAAGCCGTTGCTTCGGGGATCTTCCAGATCAATACCGCCGTGTCGACTTTCCAGCGCCTCGTCAACACCCTCGGCACCCCAAAGGATACCCCCGAGCTCCGCGAGAAGCT ACACAAGACTAGATTACATATTGGGCAGTTGGTGAAGGATACTTCTGCCAAACTTAAACAAGCTAGTGAAACAGATCATCATGCTGAAGTTAGT GCCAGCAAGAAGATAACAGATGCTAAACTTGCCAAGGATTTTCAAGCAGTTTTGAAAGAGTTCCAGAAGGCTCAGCGGCTTTCAGCTGAGAGGGAGACAGCTTATAGTCCTTTTGTTCCCCAAGCAGTTCTTCCTTCTAG TTACACAGCCAGTGAGCTAGATATAAATTCGGAGAAGAGTCCTGAGCAGCGTGCTCTTCTTGTGGAATCTAGGAG GCAGGAAGTCTTGCTGTTGGACAATGAGATTGCCTTCAATGAGGCTATTATTGAGGAAAGAGAGCAGGGAATACAAGAAATCCAGCAGCAAATTGGTGAGGTGAACGAAATTTTTAAAGATCTTGCTGTGCTTGTCCATGAGCAAGGAGCTATGATTG ATGATATTGGTTCCAACATCGAGGGTTCTCATGCTGCAACTGCACAGGGAAAAACACAACTTGCGAAAGCATCAAAGACTCAAAGATCAAATTCATCTCTG